One genomic segment of Gemmatimonadota bacterium includes these proteins:
- a CDS encoding SDR family oxidoreductase produces the protein MDLGLRGKRAVVTGGSQGIGRCCALALAREGARVCIAARTQETLDAVVAEIDAAGGEGHAVAVDLMRGENCEVVVNEAIGAFGGVDVLVNNVGAARNADILDLDVAQISEALELKSYSYLRMAQLVIPLMRESGWGRIVNVAGGAGTSPTRGNIPTGAANAVILNMTRALSDAVSGDGILVNAVCPGLTNTPRARSQQRARADREGRDVEAVLKDLGAELPAGRMAEPEEIASVVAFLASEACSYVFGSSIYMDGGGRRGMP, from the coding sequence ATGGATTTGGGATTGAGAGGAAAAAGGGCGGTTGTTACGGGTGGCAGTCAGGGGATTGGACGTTGCTGCGCGCTGGCGTTGGCGCGGGAAGGGGCGCGTGTGTGTATTGCGGCGCGCACACAGGAGACTTTGGATGCGGTGGTTGCCGAGATCGATGCAGCAGGTGGAGAAGGGCATGCGGTTGCGGTCGATTTGATGCGGGGAGAGAATTGCGAGGTGGTGGTGAATGAGGCTATAGGTGCGTTTGGGGGCGTGGATGTTCTGGTCAATAATGTGGGGGCTGCGCGCAATGCCGATATTTTGGATTTAGATGTGGCGCAGATTAGCGAGGCGTTGGAATTGAAGAGCTATAGTTATTTGCGGATGGCGCAACTGGTGATTCCGCTGATGCGGGAAAGTGGATGGGGGCGCATTGTCAATGTCGCGGGTGGCGCGGGTACGAGTCCTACGCGGGGCAATATTCCGACGGGGGCGGCCAATGCGGTCATTTTGAATATGACGCGCGCGCTGTCCGATGCGGTGTCTGGCGATGGTATTCTGGTGAATGCGGTTTGCCCGGGGTTGACCAATACGCCTCGGGCACGTTCGCAACAAAGGGCGCGGGCAGACCGCGAGGGGCGAGATGTCGAGGCGGTGCTCAAAGACCTGGGTGCGGAGTTGCCCGCCGGACGCATGGCCGAGCCTGAAGAGATCGCCAGTGTGGTTGCTTTTTTAGCGTCTGAGGCGTGTTCTTATGTGTTTGGTAGTTCGATTTATATGGATGGTGGTGGGAGAAGAGGGATGCCGTAG
- a CDS encoding aspartyl protease, whose translation MGLVFLDIDIANPARSEDFQTEHFLIDSGAVYSVVQRSVLEALGIRPHSRRTFTLANGDQIERDLGDALFRYKEHRGAAPVIFGEPGDSNLLGVVTLEALGYVLDPLKRELRSLPMLLARLDYSR comes from the coding sequence ATGGGACTCGTATTTCTGGACATTGATATCGCCAATCCCGCTCGTTCAGAAGATTTTCAGACCGAGCATTTTTTGATTGACTCAGGTGCCGTCTATTCTGTGGTTCAGCGATCTGTTCTTGAGGCATTGGGCATTCGACCGCATTCTCGTCGAACTTTTACGCTGGCAAATGGCGATCAAATTGAACGCGATTTGGGCGATGCGCTGTTTCGCTACAAAGAACACCGGGGTGCAGCACCTGTTATTTTTGGTGAACCCGGCGATAGCAATCTTCTGGGTGTTGTTACTCTTGAAGCCCTGGGCTATGTTCTGGATCCTCTGAAACGAGAACTTCGGTCTTTGCCGATGCTCCTGGCCAGGCTTGATTATTCGCGGTGA